From the genome of Gemmatimonas phototrophica, one region includes:
- the aroF gene encoding 3-deoxy-7-phosphoheptulonate synthase: MIIVTTAGITPEALDRIIEHVEAAGLRTHVSRGEQRTIVGCIGDEGALSEHGLTQLDGVERVMPVLKPYKIASREFSVGNTAIRLGDPADTVIGGRDVVVMAGPCSVEGREMMFDTARAVQQAGARLLRGGAFKPRSSPYAFQGMGEDGLKILADVRAETGMPIVTEVMDPRQVELVASYADVMQIGARNMQNFPLLSEVGKVQRPVLLKRGLSGTITELLMAAEYVLAQGNGDVMLCERGIRTYETATRNTMDVAAIPVLKRETHLPVIVDPSHAGGRAHLVTPLALAAVAAGADGLIVEVHPDPKCAKSDGEQSLEFSAFTQLMQQVQAVARAIGRECTWPSEVS, translated from the coding sequence ATGATCATCGTCACTACCGCCGGCATCACCCCCGAAGCGCTCGACCGCATCATTGAACATGTGGAGGCGGCGGGGCTGCGCACCCACGTGTCCCGCGGCGAGCAACGCACCATTGTGGGGTGCATTGGCGACGAAGGGGCGCTCAGCGAACATGGGCTTACGCAGCTGGACGGCGTGGAACGCGTGATGCCCGTGCTCAAGCCCTACAAGATTGCGTCGCGCGAGTTCTCGGTGGGGAATACCGCCATTCGACTGGGCGACCCGGCCGACACGGTGATTGGCGGCCGCGATGTGGTGGTAATGGCGGGGCCGTGCAGCGTGGAAGGGCGCGAGATGATGTTCGATACCGCGCGGGCGGTGCAGCAGGCGGGCGCGCGACTGTTGCGCGGCGGGGCGTTCAAGCCGCGCTCGAGCCCGTACGCGTTTCAGGGGATGGGCGAAGACGGCCTCAAGATTCTCGCCGATGTGCGCGCGGAAACCGGCATGCCCATTGTGACGGAAGTGATGGACCCGCGGCAGGTGGAGCTGGTCGCGAGCTACGCCGACGTGATGCAGATTGGCGCGCGCAACATGCAGAACTTTCCGCTGCTGAGTGAAGTGGGAAAAGTGCAGCGCCCGGTGCTGCTCAAGCGCGGACTCAGCGGCACCATTACCGAGTTACTGATGGCCGCCGAGTATGTGCTGGCGCAGGGAAACGGCGATGTGATGTTGTGTGAGCGTGGTATTCGCACCTACGAAACCGCGACGCGTAACACGATGGACGTGGCGGCCATTCCCGTGCTCAAGCGCGAGACGCATTTGCCGGTGATTGTGGATCCCTCACACGCCGGCGGTCGTGCGCACTTGGTCACGCCACTGGCGCTCGCGGCCGTGGCGGCGGGTGCCGACGGCCTCATTGTAGAAGTGCACCCCGACCCCAAATGCGCCAAGAGCGACGGCGAGCAGAGTCTCGAATTCAGTGCATTCACGCAGTTGATGCAGCAGGTGCAGGCGGTGGCGCGGGCAATAGGACGAGAATGCACATGGCCGAGCGAGGTCAGCTGA